The nucleotide sequence GCCCCGAGCAACGCGTCGACGTCGGCGTGGTCGGTCAGCAGGTCGTCCATCACCTCGACGGTGTGTTCGTCGCGGGTCCGCCCGCCGTGGACCACCTCCTCGGCGCGTTCGAGCGTGGTGAGGGTGTCCCCCGAACAGAGCAGGATGGGGACCCCCTTCTCCGCCGCGGTGCCGAGGACGGTCGTGGGGGGCCGACGCCCGCCGGTCAGCACCAGACACCTGATCCCCGGCGCTTCGAGCGCCGCGGTGTGGATGTCGGTGCGGTCGCCGCCGGTGACGACCGCGGCGTCTTTCGTCCGGCGGAAGAACCGCAGCGCCGACTCGCCGCTCATCGCGCCGACCAGAAATCGCTCGACGAGGCCGTCGGTCGGGACGTCGGTGAGTAGTTCGGCGCCGAGTTCGTCCGCCAGGTCGCCGACGGTGACGCCGGCCAGTTCCGCCTCGCGGGGCAACACACCGAGCACCGGGATCCCCCGCTCTTCCAGGAACGGCGCGACGAGGGTTTCGACCTCGTCGTAGGCGGCGTCGGCGACCCGGTTGAAGAGGACGCCCGTGAGGCGGTCACCGATCTGCCGGGCGGCCGCCAGGACCTCGTCGACGTCCGCGGGCGTCCCGTACTCCGCGATCAACACGACGTCGGCGTCGAGGAGGTCGGCCACGTCGGGGTCGGTGAGGTCGACGACGCCGCCGGTCGTCAGGTGGCCGCCGCCCTCGACGACCGTCAGGTCGCGGCCCGCCGAGACGGCCTCGAAGCCCTCGCGGACGCGCTCGCGGAGTTCGTCCGGTCGCTCCCGGCCCTCCATCGCGCTCCGGACGAACGTCGGCGAGTAGACGATGGGCTCCATCTCGTGCATCTCGTCGTCGGTGTCGAGGAGTTCGCGCGCCAGCATCGGATCGCGGTCCAGCGTCTTGCCGACCTGGCTCTGGAGGCGCGTACCCTTCGGTTTCATGTAGCCGACGCTTCGCCCCCGGGCCTGTGCCTGGCGGCCGAGCGCGACGGCGACGGCCGTCTTGCCTGTGCTCTCTCCGGTCGCGGTGACGAGTAGGGTGGTCATAGGGTGTCTGGATCGAGGGTCAGTCTGAGGTCGACCGCCTGCACGCCGTCGGGGCGAGCCACCAGCGGGTTCACGTCGAGTTCGAGGATGGCCGGGAAGTCGGTGACGAGCTGCGAGAGGCGGGCCAGCGCCTCCGTGACGGCCGGCTCGTCCACGGGGTCGCGTCCCCGGGCGCCGGACAGGAGCGGGGCGGCCTGGATCTCGTCGAGCATCGCCCGCGCCTCCGACTCGGCGAGCGGCGCGAGACGGAGGGCGGTGTCCTCCATCACCTCGACGAAGACGCCGCCGAGGCCGAAGAGAACGAGCGGCCCGAACTGCGGATCGCGGTTCGTCCCGGCGATGGTTTCGACACCCGACTCCGTCTCCACCATCTCCTGGACCTGGACGCCGAGGATCGTCGCGTCGGGTTGGTAGTTCCGCGCCCGGGTGACCAGGTCCTCGAAGGCGTCGTACACGTCCTCGTGGGCGACGCCGACCTTCACGCCGCCGATGTCGGACTTGTGGAGGATATCGGGGCTCACGATCTTCATGACGACCGGGTCGCCGATCCGCTCGGCGACCGCGAGGGCGTCGACCGGCGAGTCGACCACCTCGCCCGCGGGCGTCGGGATGCCGTAGGCGTCGAGCAGCGGCATGGCCTCGACGCCGAGTCGCGTCGCCCCCCGCTCGCCGGCCCGTTCGAGGACGTCCCTGGCCGCCTCCCGGTCCACGTCGTAGGTCGTCGGCTCGGCTCGCTCCCGCTCGCGGATCTCGCGGTACCGCGAGAGGGTGCCGAGGCTTCCGACCGCCCGGGCAGGGTCGAAGTAGTTCGGGATCCCCGCCGCGTCGAGGGCGTCCTCGGCCGACCGGGCGCGCTCGCCGCCCATCAGACACGTCGTCACGGGGACGCCGTGCCGGGCTTGGAGGTCGGCTACGTCCGCTGCCAGGTCGCCGTAGTCGAGCGTCGCGGTGGGGGCGGCGATGACGACGGCCGACCCCACGGCGTCGTCGTCGAGGACGGCGTCGACGGCCGCACACAGTCGCTCGTTGTCGGCGTCGCCGATGACGTCCACCGGGTTGTAGACGTTCGCCCCCTCGGGCAGGCGGTCGCGGAGCCGCTCCAGCGTGTCGTTCCCGAACTCCGCGAGGGACAGGGGCGCGTCGCCGACGGCGTCCGTCGCCATCACGCCCGGCCCGCCGGCGTTGGTGACGACGGCCACCCCGTCGGTCTCCGGGACGGGTTGTCCGGCGAGGACGCGCGCGGCGTCGAAGAGTTCCTGGACGGTGTCGACGCGGACGACTCCCGCCTCCCGGAAGCCGGCCGCGGCCGCCCGGTCCTGCCCCGCCATCGCCCCCGTATGCGAGGAGGCGGCCTGAGCCCCCGCCTCGGTCCGCCCCGACTTGACGACCACGACGGGCGTCTCGGGGGTCACCTCGCGGGCCACCTCGACGAACCGGCGACCGTCCTCGACGCTCTCCAGGTAGCCGACGATGACGTCCGTTCCCTCGTCGTCCCCCCACGAGGCCACGAAGTCCGCCTCGTCGAGGACGGCCTTGTTGCCGAGCGACACCACGTCCTTGAAGCCGACGCCGTGGTCGGCCGCCCAGTCGAGGACCGCGGTGACGAAGGCCCCCGACTGGCTCAGGAACGATATCGAGCCGGCAGGCGCCGCCCGCGGGGCGAACGTGGCGTTGAGACCGACCGGCGTGCCGATGACCCCGAGGGAGTTCGGCCCGACGACGTTCAGGTCGTATTCGTCGGCGAGCGCGATCAGGTCGCGTTCGCGGGCGGCGCCCTCGCCACCCGCCTCGCCGAACCCCGCCGAGATGACGACGACGTGTCGGATGCCCGCCTCGCCGGCCTCGCGAACGACGTCGAGCACCGCGGACGCCGGCACCGCCACCACGGCCAAGTCGGCGTCGGTGTCGCCGACCCGGTCCCTCGCCGGTAAGCCACACACCGTCTCGTAGTTCGGGTTGACGGGAACCACCTCGCCGTCGAAATCGGCGAGGTTCTCGACGAGCGCGCGCCCGACCGATCCCGGACGCTCCGTCGCGCCGACGACGGCGACACGATCCGGCGCAAACAACGGGGACAGTCCTCCCATCGGGTGACGGTATCACCGGCCGTCGCATAAGTTCGGGGGGCGGTTCCCGCCGGTTTAGGCCGGCCAAATATATCAGGATCGTGATAATATTTATGGCCGTCGGCGACCTGTCGTCGGACGATGGCACTGCTAGCGAACGTCGTATTCGTCTTCCTCGCCGGCCTAGTGACTGCCCTGGCCACCGGTCTCGGAGCGATTCCCTTCTTCCTGGTCGAGGAGGTGAGCGACCGGTGGAACGTGGCGCTGTGGGGACTCGCCTCGGGGATCATGGTTTCGGCCTCGATGTTCGGCCTGATCTTCGAGGGCCTGTCGGCCGCGGACTCGCCGCTCGAGATCGTCCCCGGGTTGATCGCGGGGGTCGTGCTCGTCGTCGTCGCCCACGAAGTGATCGAGAGTTACGAGGTGAGCCCCCGGCAGTACGCGGAGGCCGACTTCCGGAAGCTACTGCTCATTCTGGGGGTGCTGACCGTCCACAGTTTCCCCGAGGGTGTCGCCGTCGGCGTCTCCTTCGCCGACCTGGGGCTACGGCAGGCCGCCGGGACGACGCTCGGCCTGTTCGGCGTTGCCGTCCCGCTGCTTGCCGTGTTCATGACCGTCGCCATCTCGATCCACAACGTCCCCGAGGGTGTCGCCATCTCCATTCCCCTCCGGACGCTCGGCGTCTCGGAGTGGAAGATGGTGTGGTGGGCCGTCTTCTCCAGTCTCCCCCAGCCGATCGGCGCGGTGATCGCGTTCCTGTTCGTCCGGATCGCCCGGGAGTTCCTGCCCATGGGCTTTGGCTTCGCCGCCGGCGCGATGATCTACCTCGTCGTCACGGAGTTCGTCCCCGAAGCGCTGGAGATCGGCGCGGACCTGCCCGGTGGCGGGCGACGCGAACTCGTCGCCGGCGTCGTCGTCGGCGTCCTCGCGATGCTGCCGCTCCTGATCGTCTAGTGGCTGTGGCCCGTCGCCTCCTCGAAGGTCATGCCGAACCGCTCCTCGAAGAGCGCCTCGGCCTTCTCGTTGATCGCTTCGAGGTCGGCGGGCACCTCGCCCTCCGCGTGGTGGACGATGGCGTGGGAGCGCTGGACGAAAGAGAGCAGCGCGATCTCGGCGACGACGGTCGTCGGCGCCTCGCCCTGCTCGGCGAGGGTGTCGACCAGCCCTTCCGGCAGTTCGAGTTCGTCCGTGTCCCCGTCCGGCCCTTCGATTGTGTAGGTCTCGGTGTCGACCATGGCGCTACTGGGAGCCGGTGGTATAA is from Haloplanus salinarum and encodes:
- a CDS encoding acetate--CoA ligase family protein, with translation MGGLSPLFAPDRVAVVGATERPGSVGRALVENLADFDGEVVPVNPNYETVCGLPARDRVGDTDADLAVVAVPASAVLDVVREAGEAGIRHVVVISAGFGEAGGEGAARERDLIALADEYDLNVVGPNSLGVIGTPVGLNATFAPRAAPAGSISFLSQSGAFVTAVLDWAADHGVGFKDVVSLGNKAVLDEADFVASWGDDEGTDVIVGYLESVEDGRRFVEVAREVTPETPVVVVKSGRTEAGAQAASSHTGAMAGQDRAAAAGFREAGVVRVDTVQELFDAARVLAGQPVPETDGVAVVTNAGGPGVMATDAVGDAPLSLAEFGNDTLERLRDRLPEGANVYNPVDVIGDADNERLCAAVDAVLDDDAVGSAVVIAAPTATLDYGDLAADVADLQARHGVPVTTCLMGGERARSAEDALDAAGIPNYFDPARAVGSLGTLSRYREIRERERAEPTTYDVDREAARDVLERAGERGATRLGVEAMPLLDAYGIPTPAGEVVDSPVDALAVAERIGDPVVMKIVSPDILHKSDIGGVKVGVAHEDVYDAFEDLVTRARNYQPDATILGVQVQEMVETESGVETIAGTNRDPQFGPLVLFGLGGVFVEVMEDTALRLAPLAESEARAMLDEIQAAPLLSGARGRDPVDEPAVTEALARLSQLVTDFPAILELDVNPLVARPDGVQAVDLRLTLDPDTL
- a CDS encoding ZIP family metal transporter → MALLANVVFVFLAGLVTALATGLGAIPFFLVEEVSDRWNVALWGLASGIMVSASMFGLIFEGLSAADSPLEIVPGLIAGVVLVVVAHEVIESYEVSPRQYAEADFRKLLLILGVLTVHSFPEGVAVGVSFADLGLRQAAGTTLGLFGVAVPLLAVFMTVAISIHNVPEGVAISIPLRTLGVSEWKMVWWAVFSSLPQPIGAVIAFLFVRIAREFLPMGFGFAAGAMIYLVVTEFVPEALEIGADLPGGGRRELVAGVVVGVLAMLPLLIV
- a CDS encoding DUF7545 family protein, whose product is MVDTETYTIEGPDGDTDELELPEGLVDTLAEQGEAPTTVVAEIALLSFVQRSHAIVHHAEGEVPADLEAINEKAEALFEERFGMTFEEATGHSH
- a CDS encoding phosphotransacetylase family protein, which translates into the protein MTTLLVTATGESTGKTAVAVALGRQAQARGRSVGYMKPKGTRLQSQVGKTLDRDPMLARELLDTDDEMHEMEPIVYSPTFVRSAMEGRERPDELRERVREGFEAVSAGRDLTVVEGGGHLTTGGVVDLTDPDVADLLDADVVLIAEYGTPADVDEVLAAARQIGDRLTGVLFNRVADAAYDEVETLVAPFLEERGIPVLGVLPREAELAGVTVGDLADELGAELLTDVPTDGLVERFLVGAMSGESALRFFRRTKDAAVVTGGDRTDIHTAALEAPGIRCLVLTGGRRPPTTVLGTAAEKGVPILLCSGDTLTTLERAEEVVHGGRTRDEHTVEVMDDLLTDHADVDALLGAD